The DNA window AGCATTTCTTTTATGAACTACTCCTTGAGAAGCTGCTTTATCGAATTTTGACATGGCTTGATGCACTACAACCTTTGCTTGATCAGCCTTATTTGAGGAAATAAGCAGGTCAACTTTTTTTAAGAGAGTTTTTAGCCCGGATCGGATAATTAAGTTTCGGGCATATTTTTTTTGAGATGTCTTCATTCTTTTTACAGCTGATTTGTGTGATGGCATTTTTTATCACTCCTTAGTGTTTAGAAGAGTAGCATATAACCGATTGGTTGTCAAGTTTTTAAACTGTTAAATGTTATCTACGAATTA is part of the Candidatus Omnitrophota bacterium genome and encodes:
- the rpsT gene encoding 30S ribosomal protein S20, whose amino-acid sequence is MPSHKSAVKRMKTSQKKYARNLIIRSGLKTLLKKVDLLISSNKADQAKVVVHQAMSKFDKAASQGVVHKRNASRHKSRLAKKLKKLQAA